The nucleotide sequence GCCATCTTGTAGCACGTTTCGACGTCGGTCAGCCGTGGTCCGATCAGCATCCCGGACAAATTACTCAGGAAGCGATTGACCATTTGGTGCCACCAGGGAGACACCAGGCGGTCGGCCGATCCGTAGCGGGTTCCATACACCACGTCGGCCTCATTCTGCACGATCGGGCGCAAGAGCCGGCGAAAGTCCTGGGGATCATACTCCAGGTCCGCGTCCTGGATCACGACGACGTCACCGTCGGTGGCCGCAACGCCGGTTCGGATCGCCGCGCCTTTGCCGCGGTTGACCGGATGTTCAAGAACCACCACGCGGGCGTCACAGGCCGCTGGCAAGTCGCCACCGGCCGACAGCGACGCGGCGATCTGGTGAAGCTGCTGGGCCGAATCGTCGCTGCTGCCATCGTCGACCAAAACGATCTGCAGCGGCAGCCCCGTTGCAATCAGACGATCGATCACCATTCGCACCGTCGACGCTTCGTTGTAGACAGGCACGACGACCGAAAGGGTGAATCCGTCGGGCAGAGAAAAGTAGTTCAGCGTGTCGCAAAAATGATCACCGAATTGACGTCGACACTGCTGGACGAACGACTCGGTCCACGCCTCAGCGGCGGACACACCCGAGACCAAATTGCTAGCAACACTGTCATCACCAGTGTTCGATTCAG is from Crateriforma conspicua and encodes:
- a CDS encoding glycosyltransferase family 2 protein encodes the protein MSAAEAWTESFVQQCRRQFGDHFCDTLNYFSLPDGFTLSVVVPVYNEASTVRMVIDRLIATGLPLQIVLVDDGSSDDSAQQLHQIAASLSAGGDLPAACDARVVVLEHPVNRGKGAAIRTGVAATDGDVVVIQDADLEYDPQDFRRLLRPIVQNEADVVYGTRYGSADRLVSPWWHQMVNRFLSNLSGMLIGPRLTDVETCYKMARGDVFRRTAAACGENRFGIEIELTARFSRARLRFAEKPIRYRHRWYGEGKKIGWRDGVSAIRCIIWYGLFTRSV